In the Engraulis encrasicolus isolate BLACKSEA-1 unplaced genomic scaffold, IST_EnEncr_1.0 scaffold_141_np1212, whole genome shotgun sequence genome, one interval contains:
- the LOC134442290 gene encoding ribonuclease inhibitor-like produces the protein MDLDNNKLGDSGVKQISNLLKNPDCKLQTLGLSGCGVTEDGYAALASALKSNPSHLEELDLRGNDPGDSGVELLTSAVTNQKCKLRLLSDEAERACEYLTSVLGGNPLLLTELDLSWKTLGDSGVKQLCPLLKDSHCRIKTLGQMRLVCYRIVLELGLQGETLGREQRRPLPSCVVRSIRGLYPSESDDYVGFQEVQEAMKDM, from the exons ATGGATCtggataataataaactaggagactctggtgtgaagcagatctctaaTCTCCTCaagaatccagactgtaaactacagacactagG CTTGTCAGGCTGTGGTGTAACAGAAGacggatatgctgctctggcctcagctctcaaatcaaacccttcacacctggaggagctggacctgagaggaaacgaccctggagactctggagtggagCTTCTTACGTCAGCAGTGACCAATCAGAAGTGCAAACTCAG GTTGTTGTCTGATGAAGCAGAGAGAGCCTGTGAGTAcctgacttcagttctgggtggaaaccccttaCTCCTGACAGAACTGGACCTGAGTTGGAAGACActaggagactcaggagtgaaacaGCTCTGTCCTCTACTGAAGGATTCACACTGCAGAATCAAGACACTTGG TCAGATGAGGTTGGTTTGCTACCGCATCGTGTTAGAGTTGGGCCTGCAGGGCGAAACCTTGGGCAGAGAACAGCGGAGACCATTACCATCATGTGTGGTCAGGTCTATCAGAGGGCTGTATCCGTCTGAGTCTGATGATTATGTGGGCTTCCAAGAAGTACAAGAGGCTATGAAGGACATGTAG